The Raphanus sativus cultivar WK10039 unplaced genomic scaffold, ASM80110v3 Scaffold0539, whole genome shotgun sequence sequence ATGTTTCTGTCCCAGCGTAAGTACGCATTAGACATCGTAAGTGAAGCTGGAATGCTCGGGTGTAAACCAGTAAGTACACCAATGGAGGTGAATCATCAGCTGTTAGGCGATAAGAGTTCTCTGTATGTTGATCCGGTGCGGTTTCGGAGAGTTGTGGGGCGTCTCGTTTACTTAACCATAACACGGCCGGACTTGTCGTATGCGGTTCACGTGTTGTCTCAGGTGATGCACGAGCCAAGAGAAGCTCACTGGGATGCTGTCATGAGAGTGTTGCGATACATAAAAGGGAGTCCAGGACAGGGGGTTATGTTAAGATCAGACAGTGACTTGAAGATTCAAGCTTATTGCGACTCTGATTACAACTCTTGTCCGCTGACGAGGAGATCATTATCAGCATATATGGTCTTACTGGGTAATTCACCTGTCGCCTGGAAGACTAAGAAGCAAGATACGGTGTCCCACTCATCTGCAGAAGCGGAGTACAGAGCGATGTCTGATGCATTGAAAGAGTTGAAATGGATGAAGAGACTCTTGGCTGATCTTGGAGTAGAGCATGAGATGCCAATGGAGTTGTTTTGTGATAGTAAGGCTGCTATCTATATTGCAGCTAACCCGGTTTTCCATGAACGGACGAAGCATATTGAGAAGGATTGTCACAGTGTGAGAGATGCAGTGAAGGCTAAGCTCATTAGTACAGTGCATGTTCGGACAAATGAGCAGCTTGCGGATATCCTGACGAAGGCACTAGGAGCATCGGCATTCAGATATTTGTTATCCAAGTATGGAGTCTGTGATTTGCAcgctccaacttgagggggagtgttaaggaAGGGTCTAGAGAGTTCTTGGACCGACGTACAATATATGTTATACGGAATATGCTGTGTAGATATCTTAGGATATATTCTGTTCTGATTCGGTGTTATCACCACACATGTATTACGTTGTATATAAGTCACCATTGAGACGTGAATAATATTAAGATCTCTTCAACCTATCTCTCGACTTACACATAACACGAAACAGCTCTGAAACCTACTGGAAGGAAGAAGAAGTGTTTTCCTCTGACTAGCTTTCGAACTGCAAGTGCACATAAGACGATTACAATACCTAGAGATTGGTAAGAACATACTCACATTTGGGCTATGCGTTATAATGAAAAGAACAAACGTGCATATAATTTGGGCTAAAATGCGTTATAATGAAAGAACATTACTCACGTTTTTTAAAAGCACTTTCCTTATTGATAAACCTATGTGTTATTTCACTCTTTTGCGTCAATAATACCAACacgcaaacaaacaaaaaggtcAATAAATCAAGAATTATATCAGCGTCGACTCTTAATGTTAATATGTATTATGGTTGTGGATCTAAACTCCCAACTACACATACCACAGTGACATTTATTACACAACACACCACAAAGTCATTTAAGCTTttaaatacaaacaaaatcCCCAACAGAAAAAGAGCAGAAAAAAAAGTGTGAAAGACTAAAAATGAAGGGTTTCTACTTTCACCTCTTCCTAGTAACCATGACGGTCGTTGCCTCCATCTCCGCTGCTACACCGGCGGCTCCGGCGGGAGGAGGATCTTTGTTAGACGAATGTAGCAAAGATATTCAAACGGTGACTTTGTGTTTGGATTTCGCGACAGGGAAGGCACCAAATCCATCTAAGAAGTGTTGTGACGCTATCGAAGGAATAAAAGAGAAAGATCCAAAGTGTTTGTGTTTCTTGATTCAACAAGCCAAGTCAGGAGGACAAGCTTTTAAGGATCTTGGTATTCAAGAAGCCAAACTCATTCAACTTCCAACTTCTTGTCAGCTCCACAACGCTAGCATCTCCAACTGTCCAAGTACGTTTTCTCGTTTATTTGGCTCAAAGTTCTTTGTATCAACATATTAATCTCGATCTGCTTATGAGTTATGATATCTTCATGTGTCTATATGCGAACCAAAGACATGCAAATTACTTAGATATTGAGATTGAGACTAGCTAAATAGAGAAATAGTGACCTGGTGTTAGGCAAAACCGGTCAAAACTATCTATATGATACACATTGTTTCGACCAAGACAAGTGGGTTAgtgattttgtttatattaataatgagTTTTATATAACTGGAGGACATGCGTTGTCAAAAACCTGCTTTCATGAGTTTTATAGCTTTTAATGCTCCAAGTTAAATGAAACCAACCAACCAATAGCCAATTTAGCTATAAATACTTTAGGGACCCAATACTTTAACGCGGCAGGTATCAGGTTGCAACTAGATTTACAGAACATCGCATTTAATTTATAGCACATTTCTATAAGCTACTTTTACtatgagaaattgccaaaaataccattttcatagtaccacttttcatgtttacactaaccacttttaccactacttttaatgaatggtttagatttgaacgtttaggatttagggtttagattttatgttttagggtttagatttgatgttttagggtttagggtataaagtttagggtttagagttgaggatttagggtttatagttgaggtttcagggtttagggtttaggatattgaatttagggtatatagtatagggtttagggtttagagttgaagatttagggtttagggtttagaattggggtttaggatttagaattttggattaaaattttgaaaaacatataaaaacaaagatataagagtctttaacattttaataaataaggtatttttgaaaatgtgtacttaatggtggtaaagatgaataatggtaccttcaaagtggtatttttaaaaattcccCTTTTACTATACAgccatttgtttttattttcaaaagagAGCCACTTTATATTCAACAGTCTTTGCGATTATGATAGAGATCGTTTTAGTTTCAGAAAACACTAAAATCAGAAATTTATAGTGATTGTAACTGtaactaaaaaattagattttactaTTGAATTTACGACCTAATAAAAATCCAATgttactaattttttaaaaacaatttaattcataaaataaaactcataaaGTAATATTATACCTCCTCTTAAATGCtctttactttttaatatttcacattgttttgtttaatatagATATTTGACTTTGAAATGATTGACTGATTATAGTCGAATTTTCAAGAATATACTTTCTGCAATAAAATAATCTGTTTGGTCTGTTgacatatactccctccgtttttcaATAAGTGTCATTGTAGAAAAAaattttcgttgcaaaataagtgtcgttttagtatttcaatgcagaatttattaattttattttgtattttatttttctattggttgagatgtatgggtaatgatgtttttgtatggaaaatatgcaaaatttaatgatttcttaatccgtgtgcacaactctaaaacaacacttattcagaaacagagggagtatattgtTTACAtgttataagttttttttttttgagaaagattttttttttttgaaacatttgaGAAAGATTGTTTACATGTTAAAAGTTACAAACGTGCATTGAATGAACAGAACTCCTCGGGATTTTGCCAAGCTCACCAGAGGCAGCCGTATTCACAACAAGCAATGCCACCTCAACAACACCGTCTGCACCGGGAGGAACGTCTCCAGCAACTCCAGCGATGTCTAGCGAGAAAGCAGGATCAGCTTCCATAAAAGATGGCCACGCCGTAATGGCTCTAGCCGTCGCTTCGATGACCGTCTCCTTCCTCTCGACCTTGCCTTGGATGGGTTTGGCCTAGACGGTAGGCACGTGATGCTTTGCCAAAGGCACGTGACATTAGGGGGATgtaatctttctttctttattgtGTGGAGCTTTTGTCTCAAAATTTTAAGACTTATCTTGTCGAGTGTGTTTCTTGCTTCGGACCATTTGTTGTAATGAATGAACTTTCCCGCTTAATCTTTATCTCTTTCGACACATAACTAAAGTTTTATATTACAACCTAAGCTCCTTAACTATGTCGTCAATAGTACAAAATCAAGAGTATAAAAACCACAATTTTAATCCTCTTCAAATACAAATTccccaaaagaagaagagaggtcttttaagttaaaatttaaTTGAGTTTTTGTTGCAAGACCAAAGCTTCTGCAAAGCTCTTGGTCATTTCCCTTACATAGTCTTCATGGAGAGAACTTGTGTGATGTGCTGCTGGACCAGAGGCTCTGAGATTTTCAAGAACAGCACGTTGTTGTCTGGCTTTTCTGTCTTGTATAGCTCTCTGCCTCTCTTCATAGAAGCTAAAGTCGTCGAGGATCGAAGAACGCATCTCACAGCTATCGAATATATTTAACATCTCTCTGCCTTGTTCCAGCCCCACCTGCAGATAAGAAAACACAATCAAGAAAAGAATGTGCAAGACAAGAAgagtctagtttttttttttacctcttGGGTGTCTCTACTGTTAGTGACAGGCTTATTGTCATTGTCTTCAATTATGATGTGGCGAAAGAGACTGTTGGGAACATCTTTAACGATCAGCCATTTGACCGGGAAGTGTCCTGACCATCTATCCTGTTGCCAGTACTCCACACTTGTCTCGAAATCAACCGGTCCAACCATCTCAGCCACTCCACAAAACTGTGCACTTGCATTCACCTGAAAAAAACATAGATCAAAACTAACCGAACTAACTGAATCAGAGACACAAAGCTAAAGCCTGAGATTAGGCAATTTACCGAGAACAAAAGAAAGACTGGGCACGCCACTTTTTTAGTCTTGGCTTCACGATAGGCAGCATCCAGCTTCTTGTTTCCGTTTTTAGTGCTCGCCCAAACACAGTACTTCATGCTCTTGTAGACATTATCCTCGCTATACGACTTAATAACGAAGAACTTTGCGTCGTCCCTGAACCTGGAGAGCAGCAGATCTTGTTGACAAAAACGACCAGCGTGATCATCAGTGATCATTTTGCTTTTACCGTTTGGTCTCAAGGCCCTAGGccctcctctctttctctcggtAAGCAGATCAGACATAGCGGGGCTATGGTAAAAGTCCCTGCAGCTTGCACTTCTTGATTCATCGAGTGGTGGTGACAGGTTATTATAATCAAGATCCCAAGTCGGtctaggagaagaagaagaagaataagcaGAGAAAGAGGCTCTTCTGCATTGGTTGTAAACTTGCTCTCTGTAACTTAAGCTTGCAGCAGATTCTTCAAAATCAAATCGACGTGGTGAACCCTGCGTTAGTGTATCAACAACAAGCTTTGTCCATTAATAATAAGAGGTTCGGACATAGAAAAGAGTCTAAAGGTGCAGTAGCATAGGTGTATCAAAAAGCTGAACTACTAGTAGAGGGAGTGATTAGAGAAACTAACCATATCAAAATCATTTGCAGATTGGTCCAGATAGCTAGGATATTGATGATTCATACTTCTTCTGGTGGATGATGCCACTGGTCCAGTGAAGGGGTTGAGTTTAAGACCAAATTTATAACCATTTCTTAAGCCAAGATTTCCGGTAGAGCGCATCATGTAATCAATCTCTAAACTGTTTATCTCGTTCCACTGAGACATGAGAAACTCTGAAGAAACATGAGTAGGTTCTGGGAGTGGATAATGTTGGTTTGATGAGTGAAAAGGAGCGAAATAGCTTCTTGCATCATCATCAGCATAGAGGTCACCACCACCATAGTACTGTGGCGACGATTGATATCTGGTAGAATTAGATGGCCTGTGAAAGTCAGATGGTACACCGTTACCATGGTAAAACATGTCGTCATATCTCATCATGCCCTGTAACAAAAtggaaagagaaaaagataaataaatgaaCATTAGAAATCAAAAGAAGCTAGTGAGAGTATAATGGGATACGTTGTTAGATGATGTACACACAGGATAGACTTCTTCAAAGCTTAGAATATCTGTATTTGAATGGTACGGCCTTGGAGTAGTATCAGCTGCATTTTCATAGCCTGAGAGAACAttgatgaaacaaaacaaaacctcaACATCTTAGTACAATAACAGCTAAGAAGatgataaaaaaacaatataatactGTAGAGATTCACAAGATTAGTTGGTAACAAGTAAACTAGAGTTAAAATGTTAGAGAACTGATAAAAGGAAGCATCACAGAGAGAGACCTAACCTCCGATGTGAAATGAGTCTGTGTTAGAACCAGCAGAAAAAGCAGTAGTAGTACCACACAAAGGGCGAAGAAAGCTGCTATTCGTGTCCTGCAAAATCTAGACACCAAGTAATCAAAATACTGGAGCTAGAGCTAGCTTATACATCAAATAAGAGGCCAGTAATAATGCCATTCGTAAAACCAAAGTCACCTGATGTTGGAGAACACTCTTGTCTGAACCTAAAAGAACAGATAAAGACACAGCACAAAACACCCACTAAGtaaaaagataataatacagaaaaaaattGGTGTAACATAAAAAAGCAAGCACATGCCGAAAGGGCAAAGCTTTACTAGTTTACAatcacaatgtttttttttttctttctcaaaaagGGCAAAAATTTCATCAACGAAATGGCAGATAAAATGAAGAACAGAGAAAACCTATTTCAAGCAGCACGAGAATAGCGTATAAAGTTTaaaccttcttttttttaatcgaATGAgggtttttattctttttgttacCAGTGGAAGGAGAAgagttggtggtggtggtggtgcttCGGTTAGAAGCGGCCATGGATAAAACCCCCAGTACGGAAACTGCCAATCGGAGGAGGCTGcaaaaacaaaaggaagaaaCGATGATGTCTCCTCTATAAAGTGAGATAACCTCaagtgttgattttttttttttttttgacgacgACGATTCGAGTTTTGCAGAGTGTTTGGGTGCTTGGATAACaattcaatataaatttatttttagtcaGATAGTTCACTGAATCACATTCTTTGATCTGATTGGGTGACAAAAAGTACTGGACTAGTTGTGTAACTGA is a genomic window containing:
- the LOC108820723 gene encoding uncharacterized protein LOC108820723 isoform X3, with protein sequence MAASNRSTTTTTNSSPSTGSDKSVLQHQILQDTNSSFLRPLCGTTTAFSAGSNTDSFHIGGYENAADTTPRPYHSNTDILSFEEVYPGMMRYDDMFYHGNGVPSDFHRPSNSTRYQSSPQYYGGGDLYADDDARSYFAPFHSSNQHYPLPEPTHVSSEFLMSQWNEINSLEIDYMMRSTGNLGLRNGYKFGLKLNPFTGPVASSTRRSMNHQYPSYLDQSANDFDMGSPRRFDFEESAASLSYREQVYNQCRRASFSAYSSSSSPRPTWDLDYNNLSPPLDESRSASCRDFYHSPAMSDLLTERKRGGPRALRPNGKSKMITDDHAGRFCQQDLLLSRFRDDAKFFVIKSYSEDNVYKSMKYCVWASTKNGNKKLDAAYREAKTKKVACPVFLLFSVNASAQFCGVAEMVGPVDFETSVEYWQQDRWSGHFPVKWLIVKDVPNSLFRHIIIEDNDNKPVTNSRDTQEVGLEQGREMLNIFDSCEMRSSILDDFSFYEERQRAIQDRKARQQRAVLENLRASGPAAHHTSSLHEDYVREMTKSFAEALVLQQKLN
- the LOC130502398 gene encoding non-specific lipid transfer protein GPI-anchored 1-like, with the protein product MKGFYFHLFLVTMTVVASISAATPAAPAGGGSLLDECSKDIQTVTLCLDFATGKAPNPSKKCCDAIEGIKEKDPKCLCFLIQQAKSGGQAFKDLGIQEAKLIQLPTSCQLHNASISNCPKLLGILPSSPEAAVFTTSNATSTTPSAPGGTSPATPAMSSEKAGSASIKDGHAVMALAVASMTVSFLSTLPWMGLA
- the LOC108820723 gene encoding uncharacterized protein LOC108820723 isoform X1; protein product: MAASNRSTTTTTNSSPSTGSDKSVLQHQILQDTNSSFLRPLCGTTTAFSAGSNTDSFHIGGYENAADTTPRPYHSNTDILSFEEVYPVCTSSNNGMMRYDDMFYHGNGVPSDFHRPSNSTRYQSSPQYYGGGDLYADDDARSYFAPFHSSNQHYPLPEPTHVSSEFLMSQWNEINSLEIDYMMRSTGNLGLRNGYKFGLKLNPFTGPVASSTRRSMNHQYPSYLDQSANDFDMGSPRRFDFEESAASLSYREQVYNQCRRASFSAYSSSSSPRPTWDLDYNNLSPPLDESRSASCRDFYHSPAMSDLLTERKRGGPRALRPNGKSKMITDDHAGRFCQQDLLLSRFRDDAKFFVIKSYSEDNVYKSMKYCVWASTKNGNKKLDAAYREAKTKKVACPVFLLFSVNASAQFCGVAEMVGPVDFETSVEYWQQDRWSGHFPVKWLIVKDVPNSLFRHIIIEDNDNKPVTNSRDTQEVGLEQGREMLNIFDSCEMRSSILDDFSFYEERQRAIQDRKARQQRAVLENLRASGPAAHHTSSLHEDYVREMTKSFAEALVLQQKLN
- the LOC108820723 gene encoding uncharacterized protein LOC108820723 isoform X2, with the translated sequence MAASNRSTTTTTNSSPSTGSDKSVLQHQDTNSSFLRPLCGTTTAFSAGSNTDSFHIGGYENAADTTPRPYHSNTDILSFEEVYPVCTSSNNGMMRYDDMFYHGNGVPSDFHRPSNSTRYQSSPQYYGGGDLYADDDARSYFAPFHSSNQHYPLPEPTHVSSEFLMSQWNEINSLEIDYMMRSTGNLGLRNGYKFGLKLNPFTGPVASSTRRSMNHQYPSYLDQSANDFDMGSPRRFDFEESAASLSYREQVYNQCRRASFSAYSSSSSPRPTWDLDYNNLSPPLDESRSASCRDFYHSPAMSDLLTERKRGGPRALRPNGKSKMITDDHAGRFCQQDLLLSRFRDDAKFFVIKSYSEDNVYKSMKYCVWASTKNGNKKLDAAYREAKTKKVACPVFLLFSVNASAQFCGVAEMVGPVDFETSVEYWQQDRWSGHFPVKWLIVKDVPNSLFRHIIIEDNDNKPVTNSRDTQEVGLEQGREMLNIFDSCEMRSSILDDFSFYEERQRAIQDRKARQQRAVLENLRASGPAAHHTSSLHEDYVREMTKSFAEALVLQQKLN